CGCGCGCCCCACTCGGCACCGCCGGTCGGCTCCTCCCGGAGGTCAGCTACTGAGAGTCGGTTTCCTAGAGCGGCCCGAGGGTGTCCCCGGCTAGGGCGCGGGGTGAGGACGTCACTTCCGGTCGGTAGCGGTCGGCGCGGCGGGTGGGGCTGGTGCGGGGCCGGGCGCGGCTCGTCTGCGGCGCGGAGGTGAGTGAGCGCCGGCCGAGGGCTCCCGGGCGCGGGCCGCCGGCCCTTCCCCGTAACCACAGAgcggccccggcccccgccccgcggTCGACAGTGTCTCCCGCCCCCGCGTCCCTCGGCGGGCCCTGTCCCCACTGTCGGAGCCGGCTCCAAGTGCCCGGTCCCCGCAAGCCCCGACCCGTGCGGTGCCCCAGCCCGGCGTCTGCTGTCCGCCGCTCTGGCCCGCGTTGTTCCTtgccgggccccgccccgcccgagGGTCCTCCTCCGCGGTCTCTTCCCAGGTCGTCCCGAGGGGCTGCTTCTGGGGCCCGCCTGGCCCGCCGACTCGAGCCCCCTTCCCTTCCCGGGCCCTCTCCGCCGCGCGGACGGTCAGCAGCGCCCCAGACTCCGCGCAGCCCCCAGCGTGGGCCGGGCCTTGCCCTCGCTTCTGCGTGCGGTTGTCCTCCCCGCGCCGCCTCTGCTCGGAGCGCTCGGTGCCCGGCCCGCCTGCGTCAGTCGTGCCCCCGCGCCGCGCGGCTTCCCTGCTTCCTCTCGCCTTTGGCAGCTCCCGAAGGGCCAGTCCCACGGCGCCGGCCTCCACCCTTTTTCGCTTCTGATGCTCGGCGGCCAGACTCTGTTCCTCTTCCTGGAGGCCTTGGGTCACGTCTGACActgaagactttttaaataaatgcgcCTGTTTCTGTGCCTTGAAGGTGCGTTaaacacacgcgcgcgcgcgcaccaacttttaaaagaaaactctaggggcgcctggggggctcgtgggttaggctcgggtcatgatcccagggtcctgggatgagtcccaagTCCGGCCGCCTGcgctgtggggagcctgcttccccctgcacCGCCCTGTGGTCTCCCTGTGTCTcgcaaatctttaagaaaaccaaAACGGAATAAAAACGTGTGAAGTAATCTCTGTGGCCAGTGTCTGGCTGGATCACAAGGTCCCGGGACAGGATGTACCAGCTGAGCTagccagcctccccagccccgTCTTTTTTGTAATGTGGGTTCCATGCGAAAGTGGGCAGATGGAGACTCCTCTATTCTACTGACTggaccagccaggcaccccccccctCCCTTTTAAAGAAAGCTGTTGAAGTGGAATTGCTCTTAGATGCAGGGTCCCCAGTCCCATTTGGTTCCCTAAACAACCCTCACTTTTTtaaggtttgatttatttattcacttgacagagagagacagccagaagcaggctccccgctgagcagagagcccaactcaggcctccatcccaggaccctgagatcacgacctgagccaaaggcagaagcttaacccacggagccacccaggtgcccttttcagatttttaaaaaagaatttatttattagaggggcacctgggtggttcactcatgaatcgtctgccttcggctggggtcatgatcctggggtcctgggattgagccccgcctccttctccctctaccactccccctgcttgtgttccctctcttgctgtatctctgtcagataaataaatctttaaaaaaaaattaaagatttttatttgagagagcacgagcgggggtggggcagagggagaagcaacctcccctcactgagcagggatcccagtgtgggactatatcccaggaccccaggatcatgacctgagctgaaggcagaggtttaactgactgagccacccaggctccccctttcCAGATGTTTATTGgactctttgatttttaaaaaaaatttttaaagattttatttacttctcagggagcacaagcagggggagtggaaggcagagtgagaagaagcctccccactgagcaaggagcctgatgcggggcctcgatcctaggaccccagcatcatgacctgagctgaaggcagacggttaactgactgagtcacgcaggtgtTCCTTTGATTTCATTATCTATGATTTCCCAAGTTGtcatgtgttcattttttaaaataaatggtcttttttttgtactttaaaacattttgtaggtctttttttatgtattaagtatgtttgcaaatatttttgattctacagttgtttttttaatgtgtcttgtACAGAAATTTTTGGAGTAAAACAAGTGTCCTTGATGTACTGTATTTTGCatgttattttcttataatagccatacattttgttttaaacatttaggtcttcagtgtttttaaaatatatttttgtgtgccATAGAAGGCAGCAGTTGAATTTTACTTTCCTGTGGACAATCCGTTGTGTCGATACCATTTTGGTTAGCACGCCGTTATGTCTCTGCTACGTGCACCGATCTGTTCCTCATTTTCTTTACTATGCGTAAACCTCACTTTTATTACCGTAGTCTCACAGTGAGTCCTGGTTTGTGGTAGGACATGCGTCTGCCTAACTTTACTTCTCTTCTGGCCTGGCCTTAGTCAATCTTGGATCGTTATTATGATATTGAGTCATTTTGGTCAGATTTCATGTTTATGTCCTGTTGCAATTTTGGTTGTACAGAATTAATAGATTTacttggggagaactgacatttttatGACATTGAGTCCTGTCTATGCCCACTCTCTATTGCTCCGTAGCTCTTTTAGACGTCCTTCAATAAAGTTCTACTGTTTTGCCCCCAGGGTCTTGGACTGCACTCTGACAACTGCTGCTGCTTGTGTGGTATGTAGAATTATGTCCCCTTTTTTGCTcttaatagtatttctttttccatttcttttctgcctccctCCATTGGACTTGCCCCAGATGTTTGTGTGTCTTATTAGCAGTGTTGagattatgttttgtttctttaaatcaagtattctttattttcttccatcttttcttgAATTGCTTTTATTAGTCTGTgtctaatttctttattttttttaagattttatttatttatttgagaaggagaattggagagagagagagagcatgagacggggaggggaagagggagaagtagacgtcccgctcagcggggagcccgatggggtacttgatcctgggactctaggatcatgacctgagctaaaggcagtcgcttaaccagctgagccacccaggcgcccctgtatctaatttcttttttttttttttttttaaagattttatttatttgagagaaagcacatatgtgtggggagaagggcagagggagagggagaagcagactccccgctgagcagggagcccaatgtggggctcaaacccaggactctgggatggtgacctgaccggaaggcagatgcttacctccCTGAGCCCCCCAAGGCCCCTGAGGTGGTCCTTTTTAATCAtatatttccagcataacagcaGGGGTCAGAGAATGTTTTGCCAAATGGTATCAATCTTTGGAACTGTTGCCTGGTGTGTGGTGTTCTTTAATAGTTTTGAGATCTACCTTGGAATCTCTCTGTTTCGAGCAACTATTCTGTACTCGTTCCACTGGTGTCTGAGGGGGGCGCGCTGGGGTCCGTCATTCCAGGGGGCTTTGCCGGTTGCTCTCTGCGCCTCCCATTAGCATCGGCTTTCCGTGTTCCGAGTGTCTTGGTGGACACACACTTGTCTGCAGTGACAGCTTCTGGGTGGGTTGGGTTTCCCTTTTACTAATATgtgttactcattttcttttaagattttatttatttatctgacagagatcgcaagtaggcagagagacaggcagagagagagggggaagcaggctccccgctgagcagggagcccaatgtggggcttgatcccaggacccgagatcatgacctgagccgaaggcagcggcttgaacccactgagccacccaggcgcttgtCTTATATTCAGCCTTTCTGTGTTACTTTGTTTTAGGTTATGCAGGTACATTTTGTGTGTCTCTGTTAGAGAATCTTGTGCTTCTAGTAGGTgagtttaattcttttatttctaaccGTTATTCAGCCACTGAACTTGTTTctacttatgtattttttaccatctatactttgattttgttctgtaccttctgttgatttttttttaacttctttttgtccTCAACACTTAACAGGTTGACTTTATTCTTGCATATAAAGTGAATGAGTATGCCATTTTCCTCCTGAATGAGACCGCTTGGTGTGTCAGAAAGGTTGAGGGGAACAGATGACCTGAGGAGTCATCCCTGCAGGTGTCCCTGTGGTAGGGGAGGGTCGGGCAGGGCAGCCCCAGGCAGGGAGCAGAGTCTGCCAGGCGACCAGCTGTACGTTGATGGGGATGAGTGTGGCCCTGAAGCTGCTCCCAGGAGGGGCAGGCTGGGCCACCGtgtgttcctctctcttccttcagcaCCGGTGTGACTCACACTGGGAAGCCCAGGGTTCCAGGTGATGGCGGCTTTGCACCTGTCTGCCCTGCCCCAGGTGAGCATCCAGTTTCCCTGAAATCTCCACAGAGGGCTTCCCTGCCTGCTCTGTCTTCGCAGACACTGTCAGGCATCTTGGTCTCGAGTATTGAGCAGAGGATGGGTGACCCTGGGACTCCGGTCACTCCCCTGGCCTGTACTGGGGGATCATGCCTGTAGTCACCCCTGTGCTGCTGTTCCTGGCATGCTTCTGCCGTTCCAGCCTGGGCCTACACCTGGGCCTGCAGCAGCCCCTGTCATTCCAGGCTGAGGTGACCTTTGAGGACGTGGCCGTGCTATTCTCCCGGGAGGAGTGGGGTCGTCTGGGCCCTGCTCAGAGGGGCCTCTATAGGGACGTGATGCTGGAGACCTACAGGAATCTGGTCTCCCTGGGTAAGTCCCCTCACTAGGCTACTGGTCAGGGAACAGCCCTGCGCACTGATGATtcagcaggggctgggctggggacttCATCCTCTGGTCCTAGGCAGACCCGGTTTGTGCAGACGAGAGGCCAAGTGGGGCTGGGTCAGTGCTTCTCTCCTCTGAGCTCCCAGATAAGActtgcctccctgccccaggcccaaGATAGAGGGACTGCGTATCTCCAGGTGCAGAGAGTCCCCGGGCTCTTGTTCCCGGTGTGTAGATCTCAGATCTCGTCTTCATGACCATCCCCAGCCCTCCAAGAGCGTCCAGACTTCCGGTCACCCCACTTTGCCtgtgcttctcctctgccccggGTGTAGATGAGACACACCCCGTACAGCCCTGCGTCCTCGGCACCAACTCTAGGCCCCGTTTTCTTCCCAGGAGCTGGACCTGCAGGTCCTAAGCCTGGGGTGATCACACAGTTGGAACGAGGGGATGAGCCGTGGGTCCTGGATGCACAGGGCGCCGAGGGGAAAGAGCGACTGAGAGTCAGTGTCTCAGGTGCGTGAGGGGGGCCGCTTCCCCAGCAGTGGCTGAGCAAACATTTGTTGGGATCCAGCGTACGTGCTGAGTGACTTAGGTATTTAGAACGAGGTGCATCAGGGCAGCGTGGCAACCCTGGGAATGGCGTGTGCTGAAGTCCAGGTCCCCTCTGTCAGCTTGCGTGCCTCAGTGTGAAGGTTCTTGAGTTGAGTCTTCTGGGAAGGTGAGAGGGGGCCTTGCTGGTTAGGGGAGAAGAGGGACCCCGTGGAGCCCTGCCCTTCAGAGCTCGTGCCCTGTGAGGAGGGTCACATGGGACCCAGTGATGCAGACGTTACTTCATTGTCCTTTTCTAAGTTATCCACTTGGCAATTATAAACTGTTACAAGGAAGAAAGACTGTCTCTCGTGCACATGCAGGTGTGTTCTGTGGTGTGCCCGCTGTCCCCTCCCTGGTGCTGTCCGTTCCACACCGTAGACGAAGGTCCCTTCTTGACAGGAGTGCAGCAATCCCGTGGGTACTGCTGTCATCTCCTTTTTCACTCCGTGAGTGTCTGTGTTTATACACGAGTCTTCGTTGCTCCTTTGGCTGGAAGTGCCAGTGGGAAGGGTGCTCTCTGGTGTCACCGCTGTGGACAACTCTGATCAGCTTTATTTTGCACGTCTTGATGATGTCCTAGGAAGCAACCACTGGCTAAAGaactctaatttctcttttgtaaatTTGTTTAATCAAATATCTATTCTTAGAGAACCAGGATAAATCCTGTTTATAACTCGGTGAATTTTTGTAAAAACCATCTTCCAAATCAAAATGcagaacaattcttttttttttttttttttttttttttttaaagattttatttatttatttgacagagagaaatcacaagtagatggagaggcaggcagagagagagagagagggaagcaggctctccgctgagcagagagcccgatgcgggactcgatcccaggactctgagatcatgacctgagccgaaggcagcggcccaacccactgagccacccaggcgcccaaaatgcAGAACACTTCTATTTGCCTGGGAGCCCACTGGACCCCCCTCTGTCATTTCCCACTGCTCCTCACAGGGTCCTTCTCTCTGACATCGGGAGGCCACTCTGTGTCTGGTCTCCTTCGGGGCACCTGAACTTGTGAGGGCGCCCATGTTGTACGGAGTATGTTCTGTTTCATCGCTGTACAGTGTTCTATCATATGGATGTACCACCGTTATTTTCCATTCTTGTTAGTATTTGGTTGTCCCCATTTTGGGATAGTTGTACACGTTCTCTTTCTCACAGAGAATGCACTTCTGGTGGTACATTTCCGCAGGTGGGGTTGATGTGTGGCTGTCTGGTCAGGAAGTAAGAAATGGAGGCTTGAGGGTATCAGGAAGCCTTCTCTATGGCATCTTGAGTTTAAGAGGCTGGTGATTAACTGGGTTGCCTCTCTGGCCTCTGACAAAAGCCCAAAGAATGGGTTCAGCCTGCTAGGGAGATCTGAGGGTCTTGGTGTGTCCCTTGTCCGTGGCTGGCACAACGTTGGTCCTCTGCTGTTCTGAGGAAACAGCTGGTTTTCCTTCCATGGACTCTGGGTGGATCAGCTGTTGTTAGTGGCGTCAGGCTCACTTCCTTGTCtgtcccatgtcctccatgactTTCAGGGCCCCTCTGGTCTCCGTGTGGTGCAAAGCTTCCATCTTCTGTCCTTTTCTGCTGAGGACCAGTGCCCTGCAGTCCCActtaagcagaaggcagacagacTTGGTCAGCTCTGGGTTGCAGTACTTGGACCGCTGCAAGATTGCAGCCTTGGACAGAGTCTGTAAGCCTCTGAGCGACAGGCTGTCGTCTCTGCCAGGTGTTGGGACTTTGGAGGTGACGGAATTGGTACTGTACAGGTAGTCTGCAGCATCTTCGTTTTTTCCCTTCTCAAATCCGAACAGGTGGTCCTAAgatgttttgttcattgttccAGGTCATGGGACCAGGACTGAATACAAAGAGTTGTCTTCAGGGGAGATGCTTGGTGGGGAAGAGTTGGATCAACTCCAGAAGGCTGTTCTCCAAGGACCTGATCCTGGAGAGACCCAGGCATGTGTCTGGGAGCCAGAGGAGAGCCTGGACAAGCTTGTAGAGCAGAGAGGCCTGAGGCCAGTCACACTGGCCAATGAGGAGAACATCCAGGAGTCTGTGGGAAGCCTCAGGTTTTGGTCAAGCCCTATCTCTGATCAGAGACCTCACAAATGCGATATATGTGAACAAAGTTTTGAACAGAGATCATACCTCAATAACCATAAACGTGTACACAggtcaaaaaagacaaatatagtCCATGATTCTGGGGAATTCTTCAGTGCAAATTTAGTTGTTAGAGACGATCAGAAAATTCCTCTTGGGAAAAAACTGCATTATTGTGGTtactgtgggaaagccttcaggtACAGTGCTAACCTTGTCAAACACCAGCGGCTTCATAGTGAAGAGAAGCCCTACAAGTGTGACGAGtgtgggaaagctttcagtcAGAGCTGCGAGTTCATCAATCACCGAAGGATGCACTCTGGGGAGATCCCCTACCGATGCGGTGAGTGTGGGAAGACATTCAACCAGAGGCCCAACCTCATGAAACATCAGAGGATTCACACCGGGGAAAAGCCCTATAAGTGTGGTGATTGTGGGAAACACTTCAGCGCCTATTCTTCCCTTATTTATCACCAGAGaatccacactggagagaaaccctataagTGTAACgactgtgggaaagccttcagtgaCGGCTCGATCCTTATCCGACACCGTCGgacccacactggggagaagccatttgaatgtaaagaatgtggcaaaGGTTTTACTCAAAGTTCCAACCTCATCcagcatcagagaattcacactgggGAGAAACCCTACAAGTGCAACGAATGTGAGAAAGCCTTCATCCAGAAGACCAAACTTGTCGAACATCAGAGAAGCCACACCGGCGAGAAGCCCTACGAATGCAATGACTGTGGCAAAGTGTTCAGCCAGAGCACACACCTTATCCAGCACCAGAGGAtccacacaggagagaagccGTACAAGTGCAGtgagtgtgggaaggccttccACAACAGCTCCAGACTCATCCACCACCAAAGGTCGCACCACGGAGAGAAGCCATACAAGTGCAGCGATTGCAAGAAGGCCTTTAGCCAGGGCACTTACCTCGTCCAGCACCGGAGGATCCACACGGGCGAGAAGCCCTACAAGTGCAGCAAGTGTGGGAAGGCCTTCCGGCACAGTTCCAACATGTGCCAGCACCAGAGGATCCACCTCCGCGAGGACTTCGCGCGCTGACCGCGGAGGACGGCCCCTGAGTTCCGCGAGCGCCGCCTCCGCACACCCCGCCCCTTTATTTATTGTCCGCGCACTGTTGTTACAGACCAGGGACgtttctaattaaaaacaaacaaacagttttCTTAAACCAAAAGCAGTGCATGTTCATTTTGGACAATTGAGAGAGGTAAGGAAAACCTAGTTCTCCCCCACGCAGGGAGAGGCTCTGCCCCTGGTGATCGGGCACAGGCCTCCTGCGCACATTGTTGAGCGCACACAGGCTCTCCCCTTCGCTACTTCTTCAATCCTGGAGAACTCGCACTGGGAAGAATTCTACACATTCACATATTTTTACCTATTAGAAGTTTAAAAGATGAACAGTCAtacttttctgtgtctttataaTACAGTTGATAATTgccatttttattgtaaaatatagacaacataaaatttactgtttaaccatttttaggtatGCAGTTCAGTGGCATGAAATAGATTCTCAGTGTTGTGTGACCCTCACCACTGTGTTACTTGCGGCGGGGAGTCTGTGCGGTTACCCAGGAGCTCGCCTTGTCCCTTTTTCTCACAGCTGCTGACCATCTCTCCTCTATTTTCTGTCTGTGAATTTGCCTCTTTCTCGTAAGTGGAATAATACATTATCTCCCCTTTATGGCTTCTGTAACTTTGCATAATGTCCTTgaggttcatccattttgtagcCTGTATCAGAATATCgctcttttttatggccaaaaaaaaatgaccttgttTGTAGAcaccatgtttttttgttttgttttgtcatgttttgtttatccactcatctgttgatggacacgtgggtgtttctgccttttggctgttgtACTTACTGCTGCTGTGAGCGGGTGTACAGGTATCTTTTTGGATCCTTTTTGGGGTCCagggagagagtgcatgagcagtgcttggggagctggggcagaggaaggaggagagagaatcttaggcaggctccacatccagcgcagagcctgatgtggggctcagtctcatgaccccaagatcatgatctgagctgaattcaagacttgcttaaccagctgagccagctaggcaccccttgGATCCTTTCAGTACTTCTGGGTCTAATTCtgggagtgaaattgctgggtcaggGTAACtctacatttaactttttgaggaatgggCAGACTTTTCCACAGTAGCTctacaattttacattcccaccagtgatGAATAGAGGGTTCTAATTTCCCTACATTCTTACCAAgacttgttattttccattttaaaaaaaatatctattctaaTGCGTGTGAAGTGGTATATCatggtggttttggtttgcattttccctgatagctaatgatgttgagcatcttttcaggcaTTTATAGACATGTGTAtatcttcttcggagaaatgtctgtccagttcctttgcccatttttgaattgggttcttttttttttttttaagtgttgaggTGTagaagttctttgtatgttttgcatagtaatcccttatcagatatatgatttttgGATATTTACTCTCATTCTGTGAATTCTGTCTACTCttatgtcctttgatgcacaaaaatttttcatttttatgaagttgagtttattttttcttttgttgcctgtgctttgggCATCATAACCAAGAAATCGTTGCCAAATCTAAGGTTAGGAAGATTTGTCCCTAtgttttttcctgagttttatagctttaggGTCTTAGGTTTTGGTAGTTGATCTATTTTAagctaatttttgtgtattgttaTGAGGGTCCAACTTCTTTTGCAACCAATTTTCCCTacaacattttttgaaaagactgttttctcCATTGAATAGTATAGGCACGCCTCGGAGATCCTGTGTGTTCAGTTCCAGATCACTGTAGTAAAGCAGATATCTCAGTAAAGCAAGTCATtaatttctggattctctgttcaTAAAGAAGTTATATTTACAATACAGTGTATCAAGTGTGCAGTAGCATTATGTCTAAGAAAACTGTACAAACCTTAATGTAAACACttcattttttggaagattttatttatttgagagagagaaagtgtataaacagggggaggggcggagggagaagcagggtccccgctgagcagggagcctgaagtggggtttgatccctgggatcatgacctgagccaaaggcagctgattaatcaactgagccaccctcgcaccccctaaacattttatttctaaaaaatgctACCCATCGTCTAAGCTTTCAACAAGTCATAATCACTAATCACACAGACCTATAGcaactataataatgaaaaagtttgaaatattgagAGAATTACCAACATGTGACAGACACAAAGTGAGTATGTGCTGTTGGAAAAATAGTGCCAATAGACTTTCTCAACATAGGGTCACCACACGTCTTCAGTTTGTAAGAGACACAgtaaagcaaagcacaataaaaggaGGTATGCCTGTATCGGCCCAGGCTGCCAAAAAatacagactgggtgacttaaaaaacaaatatatcagAACAAATCtgtctctcatagttctggaaaccaagtccaagatcaagggttaGGCTGATTCAGCCTTAGTGAGGGTTCTCTTCTTAGCGGATATACAgttgccttctcactgtgtcctcacatggtagagaAGATCTCAGACATCTTTTCCTTGCACAAGGTCACCAGCCCTATAAGATGAGCCCCGCCTCTAGGATCTCACTGAACCTTTATCACCTGTTAACAgtccctgtctccaaatacaggcACACTGGGTTAGACTTTCAACATAATGaatggtggggtgtgtgtgtgtggggggaacgGTTCATAAATGGTCTTGACCATATACATATAGGGGTTTCTTCCTGGGTTCTGTTCTGTTCATCTACATGCCTGTCCTTacgccagtgccatgctgtcgtttactgtagttttataggAAGTGTAGGAATCAGGGAGggagtccttcaactttgttctttttcaagattattttggctgttTGGGTTCCCTGTCTgggattccatatgaattttaggatggtatttttctatttctgcaaaatcACAGCTTTTATTAGAGATTGCATTGGATCTGTAGATCAGTTAGGGTGGTGGTGTCATATTAATCCTGTCAAGTCTTCTGGAAGAATGggatgtattttcatttgtttacatgttctttttgtttgtttgttttttagtagtgATCATTTCTGGTTTTCAGTGTACtagttctttgcctctttgattatatttattcctaagtattgtTTTTATTGTAATGCTATTgagaatggaattgttttcttaatctctttttttggattattttttattttaattttttaaaagattttatttattttaaagattttatttatttgacagagagaaatggcgagatagggaacacaagcagggggagcaggaaagggagaagcaggctccctgctcagcgatcaatggggggctcaatcccaggatgctgggatcatgacccaagccaaaggcggacgtttaacccactgagccacccagtgcccctggaTTGTTCATTATcaatgtgtagaaatgcaactaacTTTTATGTCTCGATTTTGTATATTGATAGTTTGCTGAATTagtttgtttctaagattttgttttttgtttggtgtgTGCAGTCTTCAGGGTCTCCTagtagagtatcatgtcatctgtgaacagagatagtttacttcttttccaacttGGGTGCCTTGTACTTATTTTctttgcctaattgctctggctagaatttCGAGTACTTTGTTGGATAGACGTACCAAAAATGAGCATCCTTtactttttcctgatcttaaagcCTTCAGTCTTTACCATTATCTATTACATTAggtttttctatataattttcatTATGCTGAGgaaatttccctttatttctggTTTACTGAGTGCTTTTATCAAGAAACTGAAGTTGTctcgtttttaaagattttatttatttatctgacagaaagcacaagcagggggatcaacaggcaaagggagagggggatgcAAGCTTcccaacaagcagggagcccaacatggggtttgatcccggcaccctgggatcacgacctgagccaaaggcagatgcttaactgactgagctacccagatgccccttaatgTATGCTTTTAAAGATGTAGGTTTCCTTTTTTGCACTGCTTTCACAACATCCTGTGAGCTTTGGTGTGTTGTTATTGTTTCCATTTgtcattaggtttttttttttttttaagattttatttacttatttgtcagagagagagagagtgagagcgagcacaggcagacagagtggaaggcagaggcagagggagaagcaggctccctgcggagcaaggagcccgatgtgggactcgatcccaggacgctgggatcatgacctgagccgaaggcagctgctcaaccaactgag
This region of Mustela erminea isolate mMusErm1 chromosome 16, mMusErm1.Pri, whole genome shotgun sequence genomic DNA includes:
- the ZNF34 gene encoding zinc finger protein 34 isoform X1 produces the protein MAALHLSALPQAEVTFEDVAVLFSREEWGRLGPAQRGLYRDVMLETYRNLVSLGAGPAGPKPGVITQLERGDEPWVLDAQGAEGKERLRVSVSGHGTRTEYKELSSGEMLGGEELDQLQKAVLQGPDPGETQACVWEPEESLDKLVEQRGLRPVTLANEENIQESVGSLRFWSSPISDQRPHKCDICEQSFEQRSYLNNHKRVHRSKKTNIVHDSGEFFSANLVVRDDQKIPLGKKLHYCGYCGKAFRYSANLVKHQRLHSEEKPYKCDECGKAFSQSCEFINHRRMHSGEIPYRCGECGKTFNQRPNLMKHQRIHTGEKPYKCGDCGKHFSAYSSLIYHQRIHTGEKPYKCNDCGKAFSDGSILIRHRRTHTGEKPFECKECGKGFTQSSNLIQHQRIHTGEKPYKCNECEKAFIQKTKLVEHQRSHTGEKPYECNDCGKVFSQSTHLIQHQRIHTGEKPYKCSECGKAFHNSSRLIHHQRSHHGEKPYKCSDCKKAFSQGTYLVQHRRIHTGEKPYKCSKCGKAFRHSSNMCQHQRIHLREDFAR
- the ZNF34 gene encoding zinc finger protein 34 isoform X2, which produces MAALHLSALPQAEVTFEDVAVLFSREEWGRLGPAQRGLYRDVMLETYRNLVSLGAGPAGPKPGVITQLERGDEPWVLDAQGAEGKERLRVSVSGHGTRTEYKELSSGEMLGGEELDQLQKAVLQGPDPGETQACVWEPEESLDKLVEQRGLRPVTLANEENIQESVGSLRFWSSPISDQRPHKCDICEQSFEQRSYLNNHKRVHRSKKTNIVHDSGEFFSANLVVRDDQKIPLGKKLHYCGYCGKAFRYSANLVKHQRLHSEEKPYKCDECGKAFSQSCEFINHRRMHSGEIPYRCGECGKTFNQRPNLMKHQRIHTGEKPYKCGDCGKHFSAYSSLIYHQRIHTGEKPYKCNDCGKAFSDGSILIRHRRTHTGEKPFECKECGKGFTQSSNLIQHQRIHTGEKPYKCNECEKAFIQKTKLVEHQRSHTGEKPYECNDCGKVFSQSTHLIQHQRIHTGEKPYKCSECGKAFRHSSNMCQHQRIHLREDFAR